In a single window of the Lebetimonas sp. JH292 genome:
- a CDS encoding argininosuccinate synthase domain-containing protein — protein MKAIALFSGGLDSALAIKLIQEQNITVEALYIDIGFETNKEKIEFLKRASEKLNVKLHIADIKDEYIKNILFSPKYGYGKNLNPCIDCHANMIKVAKNIMEKIDAKFIINGEVVGQRPMSQRLPAMNAVTNLSGAKGLILRPLSAKLLPPTIAEIKGWVEREKLLGISGRERRMQLELAKKYNIEDFIESPAGGCLLTDANFSKRVIDLKNSLGFSSKEIDILKVGRHFNINGYKIIISRNKDENPVLKNYKGDLFEIMTCNDFPGPVGLIQKDTPKDIKQLAGNMMVSYTKKEKGEIIIGK, from the coding sequence TTGAAAGCGATAGCACTCTTTAGCGGAGGGCTTGATTCAGCCCTTGCTATAAAACTTATTCAAGAACAAAACATTACGGTAGAAGCACTTTATATTGATATAGGATTTGAAACAAACAAAGAAAAAATTGAATTTTTAAAAAGAGCTTCTGAAAAATTAAATGTAAAATTACATATTGCGGATATAAAAGATGAATATATCAAAAATATACTTTTTTCCCCTAAATACGGATATGGCAAAAATCTTAACCCATGTATCGACTGTCATGCGAATATGATTAAAGTTGCTAAAAATATTATGGAAAAAATAGATGCAAAATTTATAATAAATGGTGAAGTGGTTGGGCAAAGGCCTATGAGCCAGAGACTTCCTGCAATGAACGCAGTTACAAACCTTTCAGGTGCAAAAGGGCTTATTTTAAGACCGCTCAGTGCAAAATTACTGCCTCCTACCATTGCTGAAATAAAAGGATGGGTTGAGAGAGAAAAACTTTTGGGTATAAGTGGCAGGGAAAGGAGAATGCAGCTTGAACTTGCTAAAAAATACAATATCGAGGATTTTATAGAATCTCCTGCCGGCGGATGCCTGCTTACCGATGCAAATTTTTCAAAAAGAGTTATTGACTTAAAAAACAGTCTTGGATTTAGCTCAAAAGAAATCGATATTTTAAAAGTGGGAAGACATTTTAACATAAACGGATATAAAATAATTATATCAAGAAACAAAGACGAAAATCCTGTACTTAAAAACTACAAAGGAGACTTATTCGAAATTATGACATGCAATGATTTCCCTGGCCCTGTCGGTCTTATTCAAAAAGATACACCCAAAGATATAAAACAGCTTGCAGGTAATATGATGGTAAGTTACACAAAAAAAGAAAAAGGAGAAATTATAATAGGGAAATGA
- the trpA gene encoding tryptophan synthase subunit alpha: MKKLIAYITCAYPDKNFTIDLINSLKENGVNGIELGIPFSDPVADGPIIQEADKRALENGFKMDDLFEVGEKTGNKIDTYWMGYFNNFYHKGYDFMVKKAKEANIKGFIIPDLPFEEAQYYESKFPLISFVAPTDSKERIKKILKNPKEFIYLVAYAGITGAAKQEDLKEIIEYIKNITSTPLFIGFGVNEKTAKEKAKGVDGVIVGSAFIKILLDDSLKNSEKIKNISKTAKNIKEIINS, from the coding sequence ATGAAAAAACTCATAGCATATATAACCTGCGCTTATCCGGATAAAAATTTCACCATTGATTTAATAAACTCTTTAAAAGAAAACGGGGTGAATGGAATTGAACTCGGCATTCCCTTTTCAGACCCCGTAGCTGACGGTCCAATAATTCAGGAAGCTGATAAAAGGGCATTGGAAAACGGTTTTAAAATGGACGATTTGTTTGAAGTAGGTGAAAAAACAGGAAATAAAATAGATACCTATTGGATGGGATATTTTAATAATTTTTATCATAAAGGTTATGATTTTATGGTAAAAAAAGCAAAAGAGGCAAATATCAAAGGTTTTATCATTCCGGACCTGCCGTTCGAAGAAGCACAATATTATGAGAGTAAATTCCCTTTAATTTCCTTTGTGGCACCAACCGATTCTAAAGAAAGAATCAAAAAAATTCTTAAAAACCCAAAAGAATTTATATATCTCGTGGCATATGCCGGAATTACAGGTGCCGCAAAACAGGAAGATTTAAAAGAAATTATTGAATACATAAAAAACATCACTTCAACCCCTTTATTTATAGGGTTCGGTGTTAATGAAAAAACAGCCAAAGAAAAAGCAAAAGGCGTTGACGGGGTAATTGTAGGAAGCGCTTTTATAAAAATTCTTTTAGACGATTCGCTTAAAAACAGTGAAAAAATAAAAAACATTTCAAAAACGGCAAAAAATATAAAAGAAATAATTAATTCCTGA
- a CDS encoding nucleotide exchange factor GrpE, whose amino-acid sequence MNKNEKLKMENEKNNQKNQEQNEKQQIDVEALRKENEELKQKLDEALRAYAKCENDKKIIKKETDALIEYAYEKFAKDLLPVVDSLELAIVHAGDIENKEEAFDKLVEGVELTLKKMLDTFKNHGIEPVEHDEFNPEIHQAIQHVQSEEHEDGAIVDIYQKGYKLKDRLIRPSMVTINKKS is encoded by the coding sequence ATGAACAAAAATGAAAAGTTAAAAATGGAAAATGAAAAAAATAATCAAAAAAACCAAGAACAAAATGAAAAGCAGCAAATTGATGTGGAAGCTTTGAGAAAAGAAAATGAAGAATTAAAGCAAAAGCTCGATGAAGCACTCAGGGCTTATGCAAAATGTGAAAACGATAAAAAAATCATTAAAAAAGAAACAGATGCACTGATAGAATATGCATATGAAAAATTTGCAAAAGATTTACTGCCGGTAGTTGATTCGCTCGAGCTTGCAATTGTTCATGCCGGTGATATAGAAAATAAAGAAGAAGCTTTCGATAAACTTGTCGAAGGCGTGGAGCTAACACTTAAAAAAATGCTTGATACATTTAAAAACCACGGAATAGAGCCTGTTGAGCATGATGAATTTAATCCTGAAATTCATCAGGCGATTCAGCATGTTCAAAGTGAAGAGCATGAAGACGGTGCAATAGTGGATATTTATCAAAAAGGTTATAAATTAAAAGACAGACTTATAAGACCATCAATGGTTACAATAAATAAAAAATCTTAA
- the dnaK gene encoding molecular chaperone DnaK yields MAKVIGIDLGTTNSAMAYYDGKDAKIIPNKEGRNTTPSVVAFTDKGEVLVGEPAKRQAITNPERTIYSVKRIMGMMCNEPKAQEAKKHVQYKIVDKNGACAVEVDGKVYTPQEISAKILMKLKKDAEEFFGEEVTEAVITVPAYFNDSQRKATQEAGKIAGLNVLRIINEPTAAALAYGLDKKGEEKILVYDLGGGTFDVTVLEIGDGTFQVLSTDGNAFLGGDDFDQRIMEWLISEFKAESGIDLSNDKMALQRLKDAAENAKKELSSKEETEINLPFITADQTGPKHLVKKLTRAKFEAMIDDLLAETLKHIDTALNDAGLSKNEINEIVMVGGSTRIPKVQQLVSEYFNGKKLNKSVNPDEVVALGAAIQGGVLKGEVKDVLLLDVTPLSLGIETLGGVMTKIIEKGTTIPVRKSQIFSTAEDNQTAVTIHVLQGEAELAKDNKSLGQFNLEGIPPAPRGVPQIEVTFDIDANGVLNVSAKDKTSGKEQKITITGSSTLNEEEIQRMIREAEEANKKEKARIEAIKARNELDAVAYQAEKFIKDNKDKLGDISALEAKIKEAKELIQAQSEDKAKIDSLKAELEAQLQKAAQNMAASGQAQGGAQQNQQQNKGGDDDVIDAEVE; encoded by the coding sequence ATGGCAAAAGTAATAGGAATAGATTTAGGTACAACAAACTCAGCAATGGCATACTATGACGGAAAAGATGCAAAAATTATACCAAATAAAGAAGGTAGAAACACAACCCCATCAGTAGTGGCTTTTACAGACAAAGGCGAAGTGTTGGTGGGTGAACCTGCCAAAAGACAGGCAATTACAAATCCGGAAAGAACCATTTATTCAGTAAAAAGAATTATGGGTATGATGTGTAATGAGCCAAAAGCCCAGGAAGCTAAAAAACACGTTCAATATAAAATTGTGGATAAAAACGGAGCTTGTGCGGTGGAAGTGGACGGAAAAGTATATACTCCGCAAGAAATTAGTGCAAAAATTTTAATGAAACTTAAAAAAGACGCAGAAGAATTCTTTGGAGAAGAAGTAACAGAAGCTGTAATTACAGTACCTGCATACTTTAATGACTCACAAAGAAAAGCGACTCAAGAAGCTGGAAAAATTGCAGGACTTAATGTGTTGAGAATTATCAACGAACCTACAGCTGCGGCGCTTGCCTATGGACTTGACAAAAAAGGTGAAGAAAAAATTCTTGTATATGACCTTGGAGGGGGTACATTTGACGTAACAGTGCTTGAAATCGGCGATGGCACATTCCAGGTACTTTCAACAGACGGTAACGCATTTTTGGGTGGTGATGATTTTGACCAAAGAATTATGGAATGGTTGATTAGCGAATTTAAAGCAGAGAGCGGAATTGATTTAAGCAATGATAAAATGGCTCTTCAAAGGTTAAAAGATGCAGCGGAAAATGCTAAAAAAGAATTATCAAGTAAAGAAGAAACTGAAATAAATTTACCGTTTATTACAGCAGATCAGACAGGGCCAAAACATTTGGTTAAAAAACTGACAAGAGCAAAATTTGAAGCGATGATTGACGATTTGTTGGCTGAAACATTAAAACATATTGATACTGCGTTAAACGATGCAGGACTCAGCAAAAACGAAATCAATGAAATTGTAATGGTTGGAGGAAGTACAAGAATTCCAAAAGTCCAACAACTGGTAAGCGAATATTTTAACGGTAAAAAACTTAATAAATCTGTAAACCCTGATGAAGTGGTTGCACTTGGTGCGGCAATTCAGGGAGGAGTTCTTAAAGGCGAAGTAAAAGATGTATTGTTACTTGACGTTACACCGTTAAGTCTTGGTATTGAAACACTCGGTGGGGTAATGACAAAAATTATTGAAAAAGGTACAACAATACCTGTTAGAAAATCACAAATTTTCAGCACAGCTGAAGATAACCAGACAGCGGTTACTATTCATGTATTGCAAGGTGAGGCAGAACTTGCAAAAGACAATAAATCACTTGGACAATTCAATCTTGAAGGAATTCCGCCAGCACCAAGAGGTGTGCCGCAAATAGAAGTTACATTTGATATAGACGCAAACGGTGTATTGAATGTTAGCGCAAAAGACAAAACAAGCGGAAAAGAACAAAAAATTACAATTACAGGAAGTTCAACTTTAAATGAAGAAGAAATTCAAAGAATGATTAGAGAAGCTGAAGAAGCAAATAAAAAAGAAAAAGCAAGAATTGAAGCTATAAAAGCAAGAAATGAACTTGACGCTGTTGCATATCAGGCTGAAAAATTCATAAAAGACAATAAAGATAAACTTGGTGACATAAGTGCACTTGAAGCTAAAATCAAAGAAGCAAAAGAACTTATTCAGGCACAAAGCGAAGACAAAGCAAAAATTGACAGCTTAAAAGCTGAGCTTGAAGCCCAGTTGCAAAAAGCGGCTCAGAATATGGCGGCAAGCGGACAGGCTCAAGGTGGAGCACAACAGAATCAACAACAAAATAAAGGCGGGGACGACGACGTAATAGATGCAGAGGTTGAATAA
- a CDS encoding lipopolysaccharide assembly protein LapB: protein MRDPLFQIILFIIIILLSSLITIAIGRFREYLKEQKLHNFLKDFEYLEIENVKLDSSSVEALVLLARAYKKEGDYEKALKIYLWINKNVKSVEILKEITALYVKAGFLEKAKTVAYQILQIRPRDKETLKTLLIIDEKLGNYKEMIDIIEIFEELGVNLEKEKANAILNYLKLESCKEFCKEFKSIDDVYKKYPFIKREYISYLLQKNPEKAYELIDDKDIYNFLDLIFYRSDIPKRFKENGKWKITEFTPFEIKVLNYLPKDFATLEFEYVCKNCKKTFPLYSKRCPNCNELFSEEVIFNLTEQRNLKNIEL, encoded by the coding sequence ATGCGTGACCCTCTGTTTCAGATTATTTTATTTATAATAATTATACTTTTAAGCTCTCTAATAACTATAGCTATTGGAAGGTTTAGGGAATATTTAAAAGAACAAAAACTTCATAATTTTTTAAAAGATTTTGAATATTTGGAAATTGAAAATGTTAAGCTTGATTCTTCTTCTGTTGAAGCGCTTGTTTTGCTTGCCCGTGCTTATAAAAAAGAGGGGGATTATGAAAAAGCGTTAAAAATTTATCTATGGATAAATAAAAATGTAAAAAGTGTTGAAATATTAAAAGAAATAACAGCTCTTTATGTAAAAGCCGGTTTTTTGGAAAAAGCAAAAACCGTTGCATATCAGATTCTTCAAATCAGGCCAAGAGATAAAGAAACGCTTAAAACTCTTTTAATAATAGACGAAAAACTTGGCAATTATAAAGAAATGATAGATATTATAGAAATATTTGAAGAACTTGGTGTCAATCTGGAAAAAGAAAAAGCAAACGCCATTTTGAATTATCTTAAACTTGAAAGTTGTAAAGAATTTTGCAAAGAATTTAAAAGTATAGATGATGTTTATAAAAAATATCCTTTTATTAAAAGGGAATATATCTCATATTTATTACAAAAAAATCCTGAAAAAGCCTATGAATTAATTGATGATAAAGATATTTATAATTTTCTTGATTTAATTTTTTACAGGAGTGATATACCAAAAAGATTTAAAGAAAACGGTAAATGGAAAATTACTGAATTTACACCTTTTGAAATTAAAGTTTTAAATTATCTTCCAAAAGATTTTGCCACTTTGGAATTTGAGTATGTTTGTAAAAACTGTAAAAAAACTTTCCCTCTTTATTCCAAAAGATGCCCCAATTGTAATGAACTTTTCAGTGAAGAGGTTATATTTAATTTAACCGAACAAAGAAATCTTAAAAATATAGAGCTTTAG
- a CDS encoding AI-2E family transporter, with the protein MKILGILTLIIGYFVYLTYKPYLLDIAIASLMAVAFGKVIYFISLKIKNKYLVSTIVTFIFAFLIFGPILYFIFKAGSVITQIDINEIKDILTKAQNLIHYLPSFMQDEVKTYINPEHITQIYNTIMPFVGTITAKSAVFLKDAFLIVIFFFFAVLYGKETLLFLQKIIPLENEKLEKIFFGTSEVMSIVFYSTVLTALLEGVLFGFIVSIYGLNFIFFTVMYAFASLIPVVGGILMWGPVSLYLYAQGNSEGALIVAIYSVAMISVIADTFIKPIIIDNVKKLFKGEFEVNSLLIFFSILAGLSSFGLWGIIIGPAVTAMFLSIIRFYEKIE; encoded by the coding sequence ATGAAAATTTTGGGAATTCTTACATTAATTATAGGTTATTTTGTATATCTCACATATAAACCGTATTTACTTGATATTGCAATAGCTTCTCTTATGGCTGTGGCTTTTGGAAAAGTTATATATTTTATTTCATTAAAAATTAAAAATAAATATTTAGTAAGTACAATAGTTACATTTATTTTTGCTTTTTTGATTTTCGGGCCTATTTTATATTTTATTTTCAAAGCGGGAAGTGTTATAACCCAAATAGATATAAATGAAATAAAAGATATTTTGACTAAAGCTCAGAATCTTATTCATTATCTTCCATCATTTATGCAAGATGAAGTAAAAACTTATATTAATCCGGAGCATATTACTCAAATTTATAATACCATTATGCCTTTTGTAGGAACAATTACAGCAAAAAGCGCCGTGTTTTTAAAAGATGCGTTTTTGATAGTTATATTTTTCTTTTTTGCCGTTTTATACGGAAAAGAAACACTTTTGTTTTTACAAAAGATAATACCTCTTGAAAATGAAAAGCTTGAAAAAATATTTTTCGGAACAAGCGAAGTTATGAGTATAGTTTTTTATTCCACTGTTTTAACGGCATTATTAGAGGGTGTATTGTTCGGATTTATTGTAAGTATATACGGGCTTAACTTTATATTTTTTACAGTTATGTATGCTTTTGCATCACTTATTCCTGTTGTAGGCGGTATTTTGATGTGGGGGCCTGTAAGTTTATATTTATATGCTCAGGGAAACAGTGAGGGAGCGTTAATAGTTGCAATATATTCTGTGGCTATGATTTCCGTTATAGCGGATACATTTATAAAACCGATAATTATAGATAATGTAAAAAAATTGTTTAAAGGGGAATTTGAAGTAAATTCACTCCTTATATTCTTTTCTATTCTTGCCGGGCTTTCATCTTTCGGGCTTTGGGGCATCATAATAGGACCTGCCGTAACCGCGATGTTTTTGTCAATAATTAGATTTTATGAGAAAATTGAGTAA
- the ruvB gene encoding Holliday junction branch migration DNA helicase RuvB, whose protein sequence is MRIVEIEKVSFEETYEKSLRPKNFDEYIGQEQIKKNLKVFIEAAKKRSETVDHILFFGPPGLGKTTLANIIANEMNSSIKTIAAPMLEKSGDLAAILTNLEDGDILFIDEIHRLKSTIEEVLYSAMEDFRLDIVIGSGPAAQSIKIDVAKFTLIGATTRAGMLSNPLRDRFGMSFRLNFYNVEELSLIVKLASKKLNIGINNDAAVEIAKRSRGTPRIALRLLKRVRDFAEVENKKTIDKNIADFALDALGINEYGFDELDIRFLSLLAEAKKPLGLSTISAALSEDADTIEEVIEPFLIANGFIEKTPKGRIATRKTYEILNFTPCSLF, encoded by the coding sequence ATGAGAATAGTCGAAATAGAAAAAGTAAGTTTTGAAGAAACATACGAAAAATCATTAAGACCTAAAAATTTTGATGAATATATAGGTCAGGAACAGATTAAAAAAAATTTAAAAGTTTTTATTGAAGCGGCTAAAAAAAGAAGCGAAACGGTTGATCATATTCTTTTTTTCGGCCCTCCCGGACTTGGTAAAACAACTTTGGCCAATATTATTGCAAACGAAATGAATTCGAGTATTAAAACAATAGCCGCTCCAATGCTTGAAAAAAGTGGAGATTTGGCGGCAATTTTAACTAATCTTGAAGACGGTGACATTCTGTTTATAGATGAAATTCACAGATTAAAATCTACAATCGAAGAAGTTTTATATTCAGCCATGGAAGATTTCAGGCTTGATATTGTAATAGGAAGCGGACCTGCGGCTCAAAGCATTAAAATTGATGTCGCAAAATTTACTCTTATCGGGGCCACTACAAGAGCCGGAATGCTGAGTAATCCTTTAAGGGACAGGTTTGGAATGAGCTTCAGACTTAATTTTTACAATGTTGAAGAATTAAGCCTTATTGTTAAACTTGCAAGTAAAAAACTGAATATCGGTATAAATAACGATGCCGCAGTTGAAATAGCCAAACGTTCGCGGGGAACCCCGAGAATTGCCTTAAGGCTGCTTAAAAGGGTAAGAGATTTTGCCGAAGTGGAAAATAAAAAAACAATAGATAAAAATATTGCCGATTTTGCACTTGACGCTTTGGGAATTAACGAATACGGATTTGACGAACTTGATATCAGATTTTTAAGTTTGCTGGCCGAGGCTAAAAAACCTCTGGGACTTTCAACTATCTCTGCGGCTTTAAGTGAAGATGCGGATACAATAGAAGAGGTAATTGAACCTTTTTTAATTGCAAACGGATTTATAGAAAAAACGCCAAAAGGCAGAATTGCAACAAGAAAAACATATGAAATTTTAAATTTTACGCCTTGCAGTCTATTTTAG
- the panB gene encoding 3-methyl-2-oxobutanoate hydroxymethyltransferase, producing MKNTISKLQKKEKLTMITAYDALFAKIFDDIADIILVGDSLNMSFMGENDTLTATMEQMIYHTKAVCNGAKKAFIVCDMPFGSYSTPNKALENAIRVYKETKADAVKLEGGAEKADTVKLLTNNAIAVVGHIGLMPQFSRSEGGYKVKGKDEISRQKLLEDAKAIEEAGAVMLVIEGVKEEVAKEITEIIKIPTIGIGAGRYTTGQVLVWSDMLGFFESFKPKFVRRYLNGAEMVRVAVKKYVDDVKNSRFPGVEEIY from the coding sequence ATGAAAAATACTATTTCAAAATTACAAAAAAAAGAAAAACTTACTATGATTACCGCTTATGATGCTCTTTTTGCAAAAATTTTTGATGATATTGCAGATATTATTTTGGTGGGAGACAGTTTAAATATGTCTTTTATGGGAGAAAACGATACATTGACAGCTACAATGGAGCAGATGATATATCATACCAAAGCCGTGTGCAACGGGGCAAAAAAAGCTTTTATTGTATGCGATATGCCATTTGGAAGTTATTCTACACCCAATAAAGCGCTTGAAAACGCAATAAGGGTTTATAAAGAGACAAAAGCGGATGCCGTTAAACTTGAAGGTGGAGCTGAAAAAGCGGATACCGTTAAATTATTGACAAATAACGCCATAGCTGTGGTGGGGCATATAGGTTTAATGCCTCAGTTTAGCAGAAGTGAAGGTGGGTATAAAGTAAAGGGAAAAGACGAAATTTCCCGCCAAAAGCTGCTTGAAGATGCCAAAGCAATAGAAGAGGCTGGTGCGGTTATGCTTGTAATCGAAGGAGTAAAAGAAGAAGTCGCAAAAGAAATAACTGAGATAATAAAAATTCCTACAATTGGAATAGGCGCAGGGAGATATACGACCGGCCAGGTTTTAGTCTGGTCTGATATGCTTGGATTTTTTGAAAGCTTTAAACCTAAATTTGTAAGACGTTATTTAAACGGGGCTGAGATGGTTAGAGTTGCTGTCAAAAAATATGTAGATGATGTTAAAAATTCCAGATTTCCGGGCGTTGAAGAGATTTATTAA
- the dnaG gene encoding DNA primase: MIKNESIENLKSIIDIVDVIGNYIQLKKEGSNYKALCPFHSEKTPSFVVSPAKQIYHCFGCGASGDAIKFVMDMEKLSYPEAIEKLASMYNFKLDYTSSKSFIKIDILESVNNYYISNLYKNKTALEYLKERGLKDSTIEKFSLGFAPDSTTQIKYFKNAKLDFKALNELGVLVNNEYPRLIERITFPIFSSSNKIIAFGGRTITNHPAKYINFTNTKIFNKSKTLYGLNFAREHILRKKEIIIVEGYMDVIMLHQAGYENAVATLGTALTLEHLPILKKLNVKTNILYDSDSAGINAALKAAKMLYREFFEGKVILLEGGKDPADIVKNGENLENYINKSINFKDFIIEKTIQKYDIKNAVQKQKCLNELKEYIIKLPEILKEDFILTTSQLLQINQRLFYTKTNKTFENQNKKLDIAEASIIKTLYENPGIMDEIVEYLSIDVFKTHKNELQLVYAEDFKNPDLLDIVLRDEVKILSFEALKNQIRKLLIPYYQEKVLKIKSDKNLTPNEKMHKLKIFNLKLQQLKKGELVESDSTL, encoded by the coding sequence ATGATAAAAAACGAATCGATAGAAAATTTAAAAAGTATCATAGATATTGTAGATGTTATAGGAAATTATATCCAATTAAAAAAAGAAGGAAGCAACTATAAAGCCCTTTGTCCTTTTCATTCGGAAAAAACCCCTTCATTCGTAGTAAGTCCTGCAAAACAGATATACCACTGTTTCGGATGCGGTGCAAGCGGCGATGCCATAAAATTCGTAATGGATATGGAAAAACTTTCTTATCCAGAGGCTATAGAAAAACTTGCAAGTATGTACAATTTTAAACTTGATTACACATCATCAAAATCGTTTATAAAAATTGACATTTTAGAATCAGTTAATAATTATTACATTTCAAATTTATATAAAAACAAAACAGCTCTTGAATATCTAAAAGAAAGAGGCTTAAAAGATTCAACCATAGAAAAATTTTCCCTCGGATTCGCACCCGATTCAACAACACAGATAAAATATTTTAAAAACGCCAAATTAGATTTTAAGGCTTTAAATGAACTTGGCGTTCTTGTAAACAACGAGTATCCGCGTCTGATTGAGAGAATAACATTTCCCATTTTTTCCTCAAGCAATAAAATAATAGCTTTCGGGGGAAGAACCATAACAAATCATCCCGCAAAATATATAAACTTTACAAACACAAAAATTTTTAACAAATCAAAAACACTTTACGGGCTTAATTTTGCAAGGGAACATATTTTAAGAAAAAAAGAAATAATAATAGTGGAAGGGTATATGGATGTGATAATGCTGCATCAGGCGGGATATGAAAATGCAGTTGCAACGCTTGGAACGGCACTTACCTTGGAACATCTTCCGATTTTAAAAAAATTAAATGTAAAAACAAATATTTTATATGACAGCGACAGTGCAGGAATTAATGCTGCTTTGAAAGCGGCCAAAATGCTTTATAGAGAATTTTTCGAGGGAAAGGTTATTTTGCTTGAAGGGGGCAAAGATCCTGCCGATATTGTTAAAAACGGCGAAAATTTGGAAAATTATATAAATAAAAGTATAAATTTTAAAGATTTTATAATCGAAAAAACTATACAAAAATATGATATAAAAAATGCCGTTCAAAAACAAAAATGTCTTAATGAATTAAAAGAATATATAATAAAATTACCGGAAATTTTAAAAGAAGATTTTATCTTAACTACATCCCAGCTGTTACAAATAAACCAGAGACTTTTTTATACAAAAACAAACAAAACATTTGAAAATCAAAATAAAAAACTGGATATAGCAGAAGCCAGCATTATAAAAACACTCTATGAAAACCCCGGTATAATGGACGAAATTGTTGAATATTTAAGCATAGATGTTTTTAAAACCCACAAAAATGAATTGCAGCTTGTATATGCCGAAGATTTCAAAAATCCAGATTTGCTCGATATAGTTTTAAGAGATGAAGTTAAAATTCTTTCTTTCGAAGCGTTAAAAAACCAAATCAGAAAACTTTTAATTCCTTATTATCAGGAAAAAGTTCTAAAAATAAAATCAGATAAAAATTTAACCCCAAATGAAAAAATGCATAAATTAAAAATTTTTAATTTAAAACTTCAGCAACTTAAGAAAGGAGAGCTTGTTGAAAGCGATAGCACTCTTTAG